TTAGGGTTTTTTATAGTAAAGGGAACATATCCACACGTTAGGGTATCTAAAAAACTCTTTAATGTAAAATCATCAAAAGTAGAAGTGCACATTGGAGAGTGAAAGGTAATTATATGGCATTTATCGTATATATTGTTTAATAAAGTGGTTATGTCACTAAATCCTGCAAATATTTTAGGATTTCCTTCAATAATATTAAAATCAATAAAAGGAAGAAGTCTCATGCTGCCGTATCCACCTCTTGTGCATAATATCATATTTACACTTTTGTCTGAGAACATATCCATAATATCGGAAGCCCTGTCTACATCCTTACCAGCTAAATAACCCCATTTGTCGTATATATGGTTTCCTTCTTTAACATTAAAACCAAGATTTTTTAAAATCTCGATTTTTTCTTTGATTTTTTCAGGCTTCTCTGCACTTGCCGGAGATACAAGGCCTATAGTATCTCCTTTTTTTAATCTTTTCCCAATCAAAATCATCACATCCTAAAATTAAAATAAGTTTTTTTTCTTTAAAAATAATATACACACTAGGCAAATTAAAGCTGTTATTACATATACCATCCAGAAGCCATTTGGAGATTTGGCAAAGGGTATTCCGTTTAAATTCATGCCAAAAGAACCAAATATTATATTTGGAATTGCCATGACTATGGTTACTGAAGCTAGGAGTTTCATGACTATGTTTAAGTTATTTGATATAACTGAGGCAAATGCGTCCATAGTTCCTGTTAAAATATTGCTATATATGTTTGTCATTTCTATAGCTTGTTTATTTTCAATTATAACGTCTTCTAGAATATCTTGATCTTCAGGATACTTCTGTAAAAGTTCTAACTTTAGCATTTTTTCTAAAGTAATTTCGTTAGCTTTTAAGGAGGTTGAAAAGTAAACAAGAGATTTTTCCAAAGATAAAAGTTGAATAAACTCTTTATTTTTCATGGATTTATGAAGTCTTTGCTCAATCATTACGCTTTTTTTGTCTATTTGTCTTAAATAGAGCAGGTAATAGCTTGCTATTCTATAAAGTATTTGTAAAATAAATCTAGAACGTTTAAATGTGAAAAAGGATTTAACTTTACCATCTATAAAATCAGTAAGAATTTTGCTGTTTTTTAAACAGACTGTAATTAAAGTAGATTCTGTATGAATTATAGCTAATGGATAAGAATCATAAGTTAAAGAGTTAACTTCCATTTCTGTAAAAGGAATATCAACTATTACTAGTAGATTATTATCTTCAGTATCTATACGTGACGTTTCTTCTTCATCTAGAGCAGCTTTTAAAAAGTCCATTGGAACACCAGATTTCTTTGATATTAAAAGTAAATCTTCATCTGAAGGTGCTACAACGTTAATCCAGCAGCCATGTTCTATGGTATCTACAGATTGTATATTATTTGATTCATCTATGGTTTTGTAAATTGAAATCATGTAATGCCTCCTTGTAAGAATTAGCAGTGTATCTTAGTTAGTTCCTTTATATACTATATTTATATTATATCTTATGAAAACATACTTTTGAATATAGCATTATAAAATATAAATATAAATAACTACTATTTAAATTTATTTATGTGGACAAAATAAGTTTATGGTTAAAACTGAATAGTATATATTATAGAATATAAAACTGAAAAAGAGTTTTTCAAATTGAATATTTTATGTATTAAGGGTAAAAATTTAAATAACAAAAGTAATAGTATTAATTTTTAAGTAGTGCTGCTAGGAGGATGTAGATGAAAAAAAAATATTGTATCATATGTGGAAAACCTTTAAGTGATGGTATAATAATATATGGTAGAGGAATATGTAAAAATTGTGAAGAAAGACTAATAAAATTGGAAAATGATTTAGATTTTTACGAATACTACAAAGAAAGAATAAGTAAAACTATAGCACGTTTTATTATAAGAGGAGAGATAACTCATTGTCAGAATTACCACTTTTAGAAGGAGTTTTAAAATACATTAAGGAAAATAATATATCATTTTGTATGCCAGGTCATAAAAATGGAAGAGGTTTTTATAATACTTCAATAGGAAGAGAATTTATATCTAATATTTTAAAATTTGATATTACTGAAGTAGATGGTGTAGATAATCTTCATAATCAAAAAAGTATAATATTAGATGCAAGTAAGCGTCTTTCAAAGCTTTATGGAAGTAAAAAGTCTTATTTTTTAGTTAATGGAAGTACATCTGGAAATATGATAATGTTGTTTAGTAGTTTTAATGAGGGGGATAAAATTTTAGTAGAAAGAAATTGCCATACCTCTATACTAAATGGAATAATTATGAGGAAGTTGATTCCTATATATTTAGAAAATATTATAAGTGAAAAAATAAATGCTCCTATTTGCATAAATTTGGGGCATTTTTTACAAGCACTAAAGAGAAATAAGGATATAAAAGGGGTAGTAGTTACATATCCCAATTATTATGGAATATGCAGCAATCTCAAGTTTATAATAAAGGAGGCAAGAAAGCTTAACATAAAAGTATTAGTTGATTGTGCTCATGGAGCACATTTTGGTGTTAACAAAAATTTACCGGAAAGTGCAGTAACACTTGGTGCAGACATGGTAGTTACTAGTTCGCATAAAACGCTGCCTAGTTTAACTCAAACTGCTTATTTACACGTAAATAATGAGAAATATATAAATAAAGTAGACTTTTATTATAATGCGTTTTTAAGTACAAGTCCTTCATACATAGCACTTTGTTCTATGGACTATGCTCGATTTTACCTTGAGGAGTATGGCAGCAGTGATTACGAAAAACTTATAGAGATAGCTGAATTCTATAGAGATAAGATAAACTCTATAAGAGGATTGCAGGTAATTGGCAGAAAGGATATAATACAATTTAATTCTAAAGAAAGAGAGGCAGTACCAAGTGCAGCAGATATAGATTTAACAAGATATACTATAAATCTAGAACCAGGATACAGCGGCAATTTACTTTTAAATTATTTAAGAAAACTAAACATACAGTGTGAAATGAGTGACAATTCTAATTTAGTATTGATTTTTTCTCCATTTAATGAAAAAGAGGAGTTTGAAAGATTGTATACTGTATTAAAGAATTGTGATTTAGAAAAAATTAAATGTAAAAAAGCAAATAGGATGGAATATGGAATACCTCAATCCAAAATGATTCCATTTCAAGTTATAGATGTAGAAAAAGAAATGGTAGATTTAGATGATTCCTGTGGAAGGATAAGCGGAGCAAGTGTGATACCATATCCACCAGGAGTTCCCATATTAGCTATAGGAGAACTGATAGATAAAAATGTCATTCAAGTTATTAAATATTATATAAAAAATGGTGTGGATTTAATTGGAATAAAAGACAATAAAATAAAAGTTGTAAAATGAATTTTGGAGGAAAGCAAATGAGTTTACAAAAAGGAAAACTTATAGTCATAGAAGGATGTGACGGCAGCGGAAAAGCTACACAGACAGAAAAACTTTATAAAAGGCTTTTAAATGAAAATTATAATTTAGAAAAAATAGAATATCCTAATTATAATAGTGAATCTTCAGCTTTAGTAAGAATGTATTTAAACGGAGATTTTGGCAAAAAACCTGAAGATGTAAGTGCATATGCAGCATCAACATTTTATGCAGTAGATAGATATGCATCTTATAAGATGGAGTGGAAAAAGTTTTATGAAAATGGTGGGATAATACTTGCAGATAGATATACGACAGCTAATATGATACATCAAGCTTCTAAAATTGATGATTTAGAAGAAAAAAATAAGTTTTTAAAATGGCTCTGGAATTTTGAATTTGATATATTGGGACTTCCTATACCAGATTGTGTTATATTTTTGGATATGCCTCCTGAATATAGTAAAAAACTTATGGCTAAGAGAAATAATAAATTTACGGGTAATGTAGAAAAGGACATACATGAGAGAGATTATGAGTATTTGATTAATTCTTATAAAAATGCCATACATATTGTAGATAAATATGATTGGAATAAAATTTCATGTATAGAAGGTAGTGAAATAAAGACCGTGAATAAAATCCACGAAGATATATATGATTTGATAAAAAGAATACTATAGTAAAAAGTTAATGTATTAATTACCTAAGTTTCAGTTATATGAGATAATAAGTACTTATGGTATAATAAATATAAGCTAATTTGAGAAATTTAGGCAATTGTTTGTAAAATAAATTACAAGAGGTGATGTTTTATGAAATTAATTATAGCCATTGTTCAGGATGATGATGCTGCGGATCTCTTGGAAATTTTAACAGAAGGTGGATTTAGGGTTACTAAACTTGCAACTACAGGTGGATTTTTAAGAGCTGGTAATACAACTTTGCTTATAGGAGTGGAAGAAGAAGATGTTGATGAAGTAATAGCTCATATAGAAGATGTATGTAAAACAAGAAATCAAATTATAACAGCTCCTTCATCTGAAGCAAGTTCTACAGGGATATA
The genomic region above belongs to Clostridium sp. AWRP and contains:
- a CDS encoding LD-carboxypeptidase, which gives rise to MIGKRLKKGDTIGLVSPASAEKPEKIKEKIEILKNLGFNVKEGNHIYDKWGYLAGKDVDRASDIMDMFSDKSVNMILCTRGGYGSMRLLPFIDFNIIEGNPKIFAGFSDITTLLNNIYDKCHIITFHSPMCTSTFDDFTLKSFLDTLTCGYVPFTIKNPNDIPTQYFNGEYASGTLIGGNLCLISSLLGTPYALNTENKILFIEDVGEEPYRIDRMLTQLTLSGDLQKCSGFILGQFTNCELPHYERSLTLTEILEDRILSLKKPTLINFQSGHSYPRITLPIGSSVEVNFKKGEIHVLESVVK
- a CDS encoding magnesium transporter CorA family protein produces the protein MISIYKTIDESNNIQSVDTIEHGCWINVVAPSDEDLLLISKKSGVPMDFLKAALDEEETSRIDTEDNNLLVIVDIPFTEMEVNSLTYDSYPLAIIHTESTLITVCLKNSKILTDFIDGKVKSFFTFKRSRFILQILYRIASYYLLYLRQIDKKSVMIEQRLHKSMKNKEFIQLLSLEKSLVYFSTSLKANEITLEKMLKLELLQKYPEDQDILEDVIIENKQAIEMTNIYSNILTGTMDAFASVISNNLNIVMKLLASVTIVMAIPNIIFGSFGMNLNGIPFAKSPNGFWMVYVITALICLVCILFLKKKNLF
- a CDS encoding sigma factor G inhibitor Gin, coding for MKKKYCIICGKPLSDGIIIYGRGICKNCEERLIKLENDLDFYEYYKERISKTIARFIIRGEITHCQNYHF
- a CDS encoding aminotransferase class V-fold PLP-dependent enzyme; its protein translation is MSELPLLEGVLKYIKENNISFCMPGHKNGRGFYNTSIGREFISNILKFDITEVDGVDNLHNQKSIILDASKRLSKLYGSKKSYFLVNGSTSGNMIMLFSSFNEGDKILVERNCHTSILNGIIMRKLIPIYLENIISEKINAPICINLGHFLQALKRNKDIKGVVVTYPNYYGICSNLKFIIKEARKLNIKVLVDCAHGAHFGVNKNLPESAVTLGADMVVTSSHKTLPSLTQTAYLHVNNEKYINKVDFYYNAFLSTSPSYIALCSMDYARFYLEEYGSSDYEKLIEIAEFYRDKINSIRGLQVIGRKDIIQFNSKEREAVPSAADIDLTRYTINLEPGYSGNLLLNYLRKLNIQCEMSDNSNLVLIFSPFNEKEEFERLYTVLKNCDLEKIKCKKANRMEYGIPQSKMIPFQVIDVEKEMVDLDDSCGRISGASVIPYPPGVPILAIGELIDKNVIQVIKYYIKNGVDLIGIKDNKIKVVK
- a CDS encoding deoxynucleoside kinase, with amino-acid sequence MSLQKGKLIVIEGCDGSGKATQTEKLYKRLLNENYNLEKIEYPNYNSESSALVRMYLNGDFGKKPEDVSAYAASTFYAVDRYASYKMEWKKFYENGGIILADRYTTANMIHQASKIDDLEEKNKFLKWLWNFEFDILGLPIPDCVIFLDMPPEYSKKLMAKRNNKFTGNVEKDIHERDYEYLINSYKNAIHIVDKYDWNKISCIEGSEIKTVNKIHEDIYDLIKRIL
- a CDS encoding cyclic-di-AMP receptor: MKLIIAIVQDDDAADLLEILTEGGFRVTKLATTGGFLRAGNTTLLIGVEEEDVDEVIAHIEDVCKTRNQIITAPSSEASSTGIYMPYPVEVEVGGANIFVVDVDKFVKI